Proteins found in one Kluyveromyces marxianus DMKU3-1042 DNA, complete genome, chromosome 2 genomic segment:
- a CDS encoding putative hydroxyacid dehydrogenase, with the protein MQKPWILFVQQPEYNLPEYDSLTQEFNTVEYILKRDTDGSGKEAFLEFISQHTKEKGPIVGIFGGYPQFAPLGGLNASILNDPRWPNTIKCICLCSVGYNGIDLDLLQEKGIHLYNYDDTIQDAGIVANDVADCVLWHVLEGFRKFSSQMHALRSAGDTIKARSQIVQEEGGAAAAPRFEFGQRWKRGKSIESCRGKRCLIMGLGRIGVQCGKKLEAGLGMEIHYTQRNPVSAAKLGISNNDDDNTAFQKWQFHPIDKLVGGKIGLFDCIVICLPGTPATKHLIDAEFLAQCKSDVVICNVGRGFIIDEKAVHEVMKNDPLKIRHIAMDVFHDEPLVEQSLCEDYHFATITPHIASSTRAVWESSNRLALQVLSHVCASTDTRPGSSSGSCPPVEPNPSSEFTDSSYPGNSGDKLHRLPRVI; encoded by the coding sequence ATGCAAAAACCTTGGATTCTGTTCGTGCAACAGCCCGAGTACAACCTGCCAGAATACGACTCTCTCACCCAAGAGTTTAACACTGTCGAGTATATATTGAAGAGAGACACCGATGGAAGCGGAAAAGAGGCATTCCTTGAGTTTATCTCCCAACataccaaagaaaagggtCCTATAGTAGGAATTTTCGGCGGATACCCTCAGTTCGCTCCGCTGGGAGGCTTAAACGCCAGCATTTTGAACGACCCAAGATGGCCCAACACAATTAAGTGCATATGCTTGTGCTCTGTTGGCTACAATGGGATTGACCTAGACCTGCTTCAGGAGAAAGGGATCCACTTGTACAATTACGACGACACAATCCAGGACGCCGGTATCGTGGCCAATGACGTGGCTGATTGTGTTCTATGGCACGTCTTGGAAGGGTTTAGGAAGTTCTCGAGCCAGATGCATGCATTGCGCTCTGCAGGTGATACGATAAAGGCGCGTTCTCAAATAgtgcaagaagaaggcgGGGCTGCAGCTGCCCCAAGGTTCGAGTTTGGCCAGCGCTGGAAGCGCGGCAAATCAATCGAGAGTTGCCGCGGAAAACGCTGTTTGATCATGGGACTCGGCCGGATTGGCGTGCAGTGCGGAAAAAAACTAGAAGCCGGTTTGGGGATGGAAATCCACTATACACAAAGAAACCCAGTTTCGGCGGCTAAACTGGGCATTAGTAACAACGACGATGACAACACTGCTTTCCAGAAGTGGCAATTCCACCCGATCGATAAGCTCGTCGGCGGCAAAATTGGTCTATTCGACTGTATAGTGATCTGCTTGCCTGGAACCCCTGCCACAAAGCACTTGATCGACGCCGAGTTCCTTGCACAATGCAAATCGGACGTTGTCATTTGCAACGTGGGTAGAGGCTTCATCATTGACGAAAAGGCTGTACATGAGGTTATGAAGAATGACCCGCTGAAGATCCGCCATATCGCCATGGACGTGTTTCACGACGAACCTCTGGTGGAACAATCGCTTTGCGAAGACTACCACTTCGCAACCATCACTCCTCACATCGCCAGTAGCACCCGAGCTGTGTGGGAATCCAGTAACAGATTGGCCCTCCAAGTTCTAAGTCACGTGTGTGCTTCCACTGATACCAGACCCGGTTCTAGCTCCGGAAGTTGTCCCCCTGTGGAACCCAACCCGTCCTCGGAGTTTACAGACTCGTCGTATCCCGGGAACTCTGGCGACAAACTTCACAGACTTCCCCGGGTCATCTAG
- the GDI1 gene encoding Gdi1p has product MDENYDVIVLGTGLTECILSGLLSIEGKKVLHVDKQDHYGGESSSVTLSELYAKFKQHPLGKEEIESKFGKDRDWNVDLIPKFLMANGELTNILVHTDVTRYIEFKQVAGSYVYNRGKVYKVPANEMEAISSSLLGIFEKRRMKKFLEWISAYNEEDVATHQGLNLDQNTMDEVYYKFGLGNSTREFIGHAMALWTNDDYLQQPARPTVERIILYVQSIARFGKSPYIYPMYGLGELPQGFARLSAIYGGTYMLNTPIEKVLYTDDGKFEGIVTKEGTARAPIVIADPTYFPEKCKSTGEKVIRAICITKQPVPNTSGADSCQIIIPQSQLGRKNDIYIATVSEAHKVTSKGHYLASVSTIIETDKPHIELEPAFKMLGPIEERFMGISEIFEPIEDGSKDNIYISKSYDSSSHFESMTDDVKDIYFRITGQPLVLKKREDTADE; this is encoded by the coding sequence ATGGACGAGAATTATGATGTTATAGTCCTTGGGACGGGTCTCACTGAGTGTATTTTATCTGGTTTACTCTCAATTGAAGGCAAGAAAGTTTTGCACGTTGACAAGCAGGACCATTATGGTGGTGAGTCTTCTAGTGTGACTTTGTCTGAGTTATATGCGAAGTTCAAGCAACATCCGTTGGGCAAGGAGGAAATAGAAAGCAAGTTTGGCAAAGACAGAGATTGGAATGTCGATTTGATTCCAAAGTTCTTGATGGCAAACGGAGAATTGACCAACATTTTGGTTCACACTGACGTCACCAGATACATCGAGTTCAAACAGGTTGCTGGGTCATATGTGTACAACAGGGGTAAGGTGTACAAAGTGCCTGCAAACGAAATGGAGGCAATTTCATCCTCCTTGTTGGgtatctttgaaaagagaagaatgaagaagttcctAGAGTGGATCAGTGCATACAATGAAGAGGATGTTGCTACACACCAGGGTTTGAACTTGGACCAGAATACTATGGACGAGGTCTACTACAAGTTTGGGTTGGGAAATTCGACTAGAGAGTTTATTGGTCATGCCATGGCTCTATGGACTAACGACGACTATCTCCAACAACCAGCAAGACCAACTGTAGAAAGAATCATTTTGTATGTGCAATCGATTGCAAGATTTGGTAAATCTCCTTACATTTATCCAATGTATGGTTTGGGTGAACTACCTCAGGGTTTCGCTAGATTGTCTGCCATCTACGGGGGTACTTACATGCTAAATACACCAATTGAAAAGGTCCTATATACTGATGATGGAAAATTCGAAGGTATTGtaacaaaagaaggaacTGCAAGGGCTCCAATTGTTATAGCTGACCCCACATACTTCCCAGAGAAGTGTAAATCCACTGGTGAAAAGGTTATTAGAGCAATTTGCATTACCAAGCAACCAGTTCCAAACACCAGTGGCGCTGACTCCTGTCAAATCATCATACCACAATCGCAACTCGGAAGAAAGAATGATATTTACATTGCTACCGTTTCTGAAGCTCATAAAGTTACTTCAAAGGGCCACTATCTAGCAAGTGTATCCACAATTATTGAAACTGATAAACCACATATTGAATTGGAACCTGCATTCAAAATGTTGGGCccaattgaagaaagatttaTGGGGATTTCTGAAATATTCGAGCCTATCGAAGATGGCTCCAAGGATAACATTTACATCTCCAAGTCCTatgattcttcttcccacTTTGAATCTATGACGGATGACGTTAAGGATATCTACTTCAGAATTACCGGTCAACCATTGGTTCTAAAGAAGAGGGAGGATACTGCTGATGAATAG
- the GPD2 gene encoding type I glyceraldehyde-3-phosphate dehydrogenase, which translates to MPNMTHESSSKIPQINIGINGFGRIGRLVLRAALSHPEIKVRLINNPSTTPEYAAYLFKYDSTHGKYPGEVEFDDERIIIQNDEVSAHIPLSHFREPERIPWSSYQVDYVIDSTGAFKELDTASRHKGIKKVIITAPSKTAPMYVFGVNHKKYDPTRDNIVSNASCTTNCLAPLVKALDDEFGIEEALMTTIHATTASQKTVDGTSSGGKDWRGGRSCQGNIIPSSTGAAKAVGKILPELKYSITGMSIRVPTINISLVDLTFRTRKPTSYDEIISALELKSRREMKGVLGVTKDAVVSSDFTSDSRSSIVDAKAGIQLNDHFFKVLSWYDNEYGYSSRVVDLTMYMAQRDFEAGI; encoded by the coding sequence ATGCCAAACATGACCCACGAATCATCTTCCAAGATACCACAAATTAACATTGGGATTAACGGTTTCGGTAGAATCGGTAGACTTGTGCTACGTGCCGCCCTTTCCCATCCAGAGATCAAGGTTAGATTGATTAACAACCCATCTACAACTCCGGAATATGCCGCTTACCTATTCAAGTACGACTCTACACATGGTAAGTACCCTGGCGAAGTGGAGTTCGATGATGAGCGTATTATAATTCAAAACGACGAGGTTTCGGCGCACATTCCACTATCCCACTTCAGGGAACCAGAACGTATCCCATGGTCCTCTTACCAGGTGGATTACGTTATCGATTCGACCGGTGCtttcaaggaattggacACCGCATCCAGACACAAGGGCATTAAGAAAGTCATTATTACTGCACCATCCAAGACTGCCCCAATGTACGTGTTTGGTGTAAATCACAAGAAGTACGATCCTACCAGGGACAATATCGTCTCGAATGCTTCTTGTACCACCAATTGTTTGGCTCCTTTGGTGAAGGCTCTAGACGACGAATTTGgtattgaagaagctttgaTGACTACTATTCATGCCACAACTGCCTCCCAAAAGACCGTCGACGGTACCAGCTCTGGTGGTAAGGACTGGAGAGGTGGAAGATCATGCCAAGGTAACATCATTCCATCATCTACCGGTGCCGCCAAGGCTGTCGGAAAGATTTTGCCCGAGCTCAAGTACAGCATTACAGGTATGTCTATCAGAGTACCTACCATCAACATTTCGCTGGTTGATTTGACATTCCGGACACGTAAGCCAACCTCTTACGACGAAATCATCAGTGCGCTAGAACTAAAGTCCCGTAGAGAAATGAAGGGCGTGTTGGGAGTCACTAAAGACGCCGTCGTCTCTTCTGATTTCACTTCAGACTCTCGttcttcaattgttgaTGCCAAAGCAGGTATTCAACTAAACGATCATTTCTTCAAGGTCCTTTCTTGGTACGACAATGAATACGGTTATTCTTCAAGAGTTGTCGATTTGACCATGTACATGGCTCAAAGAGACTTTGAGGCGGGTATCTAA
- the LSM2 gene encoding Sm-like protein LSM2 produces MLLFSFFKTLVDHEVTVELKNDITLTGTLKSVDQFLNLKLDNISCNNNEKYPHLTSVRNMFIRGSTVRYVYLKKSMVDTNLLQDATRREIMSERK; encoded by the coding sequence ATGCTATTATTCTCGTTTTTCAAAACTCTGGTAGACCATGAAGTTACCGTGGAACTAAAGAATGACATTACCCTAACAGGCACCTTAAAATCGGTTGACCAATTTTTGAACCTAAAGCTAGACAACATTTCATGCAATAATAACGAGAAGTATCCTCATCTCACAAGTGTAAGGAACATGTTTATTAGAGGTTCTACTGTAAGATACGTctatttgaagaaatctaTGGTGGATACGAATCTTCTACAGGATGCAACTAGAAGGGAGATAATGAGTGAGAGGAAATGA
- the HEM2 gene encoding porphobilinogen synthase HEM2: MVHVAKFLDERPTEIPSILAGGYNHPLLREWQNERQLTKSMFIFPLFISDQDEEETLIPSLPNIKRFGINKLKDYVAGLVAKGLRSVILFGVPLKPGAKDEVATAADDPDGPVIKAIKLLRKEFPDLYIICDVCLCEYTSHGHCGILYEDGTINREKSVQRIAAVAVNYAIAGAHCVAPSDMIDGRIREIKMGLIEHGLAHKTFVMSYSAKFSGNLYGPFRDAACSQPGQGDRKCYQLPPGGRGLARRALKRDLAEGSDGIIVKPSTFYLDVMSDAAEICRDIPVCAYHVSGEYAMLHAAAEKGVVDLKSIAFESHYGFLRAGARLIISYLTPEFLEWLDEVN, from the coding sequence ATGGTTCACGTTGCAAAATTTTTAGACGAACGTCCTACTGAAATTCCTTCCATCCTTGCTGGTGGATACAACCACCCTCTATTGAGAGAATGGCAGAATGAAAGACAGTTGACTAAGAGCATGTTCATTTTCCCGCTATTCATTAGTGACCAGGACGAGGAAGAGACCCTGATACCATCGCTACCAAACATCAAGAGATTTGGTATCAACAAATTGAAGGATTATGTTGCTGGTTTGGTTGCCAAAGGTTTACGTTCGGTGATCTTGTTTGGTGTTCCATTGAAGCCTGGTGCTAAGGACGAGGTTGCAACCGCAGCTGACGATCCAGATGGGCCTGTCATCAAGGCTATCAAGTTGTTGCGTAAGGAATTCCCAGATTTGTACATTATCTGCGATGTGTGCTTGTGTGAATACACTAGTCATGGTCACTGTGGGATCTTGTATGAAGATGGTACTATCAACAGAGAAAAATCTGTGCAAAGaattgctgctgttgctgtgAACTATGCGATAGCTGGTGCGCACTGTGTTGCCCCAAGTGATATGATTGATGGTAGAATCAGAGAGATCAAAATGGGATTGATCGAACACGGATTAGCCCACAAGACGTTTGTTATGAGTTACTCTGCCAAGTTTAGTGGTAATTTGTACGGTCCATTCAGAGATGCAGCATGCTCGCAACCAGGTCAAGGTGATCGTAAGTGCTACCAGTTGCCTCCAGGTGGTCGTGGTTTAGCCAGACGGGCATTGAAAAGAGATTTGGCTGAGGGTTCCGATGGTATTATCGTCAAGCCTTCGACTTTTTACTTGGACGTTATGTCCGATGCTGCTGAAATTTGTCGCGATATTCCAGTTTGCGCATACCACGTCAGTGGTGAATACGCAATGTTGcatgctgctgctgaaaagGGTGTTGTTGACTTGAAGAGCATTGCTTTTGAATCCCACTACGGTTTCTTGAGAGCTGGTGCTCGTTTAATCATCAGTTACCTCACCCCTGAGTTTTTGGAATGGTTAGATGAAGTGAACTAA
- the HOS2 gene encoding histone deacetylase HOS2 has product MSSDTLKYDEKTEAEQPLFDCDFGMSYEPRVSYHFNPKVSQYHYGVKHPMKPFRLMLTDHLVSSYGLHKVMDLYETRSASKEELMSFHSEDYVNFLAKVTPDNLNKLPRGSLEKFNIGDDCPIFQGIFDYASMYAGASLDASRKLINGQSDIAINWSGGLHHAKKNNPSGFCYVNDIVLAIVNLLRYHPRVLYIDIDLHHGDGVQEAFYTTDRVFTVSFHKYNGEFFPGTGDLDEIGCSRGKHFALNVPLQDGIEDDSYINLFKSIIDPIITSFKPTVIIQQCGADSLGHDRLGCFNLNIKAHGECVRFVKSFGIPMLVVGGGGYTPRNVSRLWTYETGLLNGVLLKPNIPEEIPFRDWFGPDYSLHPTLDDLYENKNSKKFLENIRIRCLENIKYLQGAPSVRMDAELIPTQDITGLTEEEEELIKELNEENDMARLEQIEKDNYKVGELY; this is encoded by the coding sequence ATGTCTTCAGATACTCTGAAATACGATGAAAAGACGGAAGCTGAGCAGCCGTTATTTGACTGCGATTTTGGCATGTCGTATGAACCGAGGGTGTCGTACCATTTCAATCCTAAGGTTTCGCAGTACCATTATGGGGTGAAGCACCCAATGAAGCCGTTCAGGCTTATGTTGACGGACCATTTGGTATCGTCTTATGGGTTACATAAAGTGATGGATTTATATGAGACAAGGTCTGCAAGTAAGGAGGAACTTATGAGTTTCCACTCAGAGGACTATGTTAATTTTCTAGCGAAAGTAACACCGGATAATTTGAACAAGCTTCCCCGTGGGTCATTGGAAAAATTCAACATTGGTGATGATTGTCCAATATTTCAAGGAATTTTTGATTACGCTTCTATGTATGCTGGTGCATCGTTAGATGCATCGAGAAAATTGATTAACGGTCAGAGCGATATAGCAATCAACTGGTCCGGTGGGTTACATCAtgcgaagaagaacaatcCGTCTGGTTTTTGCTATGTTAACGATATTGTTTTGGCGATTGTGAACTTGCTTCGATATCATCCTAGGGTGTTGTACATTGATATTGACTTGCATCATGGTGACGGGGTCCAAGAGGCTTTCTACACAACAGATCGTGTTTTCACGGTCTCGTTTCATAAATATAATGGTGAATTTTTTCCAGGTACCGGTGATTTGGACGAAATTGGCTGTTCTCGCGGTAAGCATTTTGCATTAAACGTGCCATTGCAAGATGGTATCGAAGACGACTCATATATTAATCTATTCAAAAGCATAATAGACCCTATAATAACGTCCTTTAAACCCACCGTTATCATACAGCAATGTGGTGCTGACTCGCTAGGGCATGACAGGCTCGGTTGCTTCAATCTAAATATAAAGGCGCATGGTGAATGTGTTAGATTTGTTAAATCGTTCGGAATACCAATGCTTGTCGTAGGAGGTGGGGGTTATACACCAAGAAATGTATCGAGACTATGGACATATGAAACTGGGCTACTAAACGGAGTGCTATTGAAACCCAATATTCCGGAAGAAATACCTTTTAGAGATTGGTTCGGTCCTGACTATTCCTTGCATCCAACTTTAGATGATTTGtatgaaaacaagaactccaagaaatttttggaaaacataAGAATCAGATGCCtagaaaatatcaaatatctaCAAGGTGCTCCTAGTGTAAGAATGGATGCAGAGTTGATACCGACTCAAGATATAACGGGACTAAcagaggaggaagaagagctAATAAAGGAACtcaatgaagaaaatgacatGGCAAGGCTAGAACAAATAGAGAAAGATAATTACAAAGTGGGTGAGTTGTATTAA
- the COX13 gene encoding cytochrome c oxidase subunit VIa — translation MFRQSIRRASTLPKHALEPAFGKPDLAAAQAYKEYIKNSTAHAQHTSNLWVKISLFVAAPAIALTAVNTYFVEAEHAKHREHLKHVPDEDWPRDYEFQNIRTKPFFWGDGDKTLFWNPVINRHISHD, via the coding sequence ATGTTCAGACAATCTATCAGAAGAGCCTCTACTTTGCCAAAGCATGCTTTGGAACCAGCTTTCGGTAAGCCAGATCTAGCTGCTGCTCAAGCTTACAAGGAGTACATTAAGAACAGTACTGCCCATGCTCAACACACTTCCAACTTGTGGGTAAAGATCTCCCTATTTGTTGCTGCCCCAGCCATCGCTTTGACTGCTGTAAACACTTACTTTGTTGAAGCTGAACACGCTAAGCACCGTGAACACTTGAAGCACGTTCCTGATGAAGACTGGCCAAGAGACTACGAATTCCAAAACATCAGAACAAAGCCTTTCTTCTGGGGTGATGGTGACAAGACTTTGTTCTGGAACCCAGTCATCAACAGACACATCTCCCACGATTAA
- the IME4 gene encoding mRNA (N6-adenosine)-methyltransferase translates to MSLNWGLVDFMVDNHLNIMGFPVQGRLQDAFVVYSMFMQNFLWKDAEFTETYADFCRCLSEISDACGGCIQVEQAGHEHTFSDIISYLDVDSLKILQKVHYDQAIKLSMKCSSRGIVKEDPRLLEGKETQKQIAVKATTTTTTAEKHALYGKLLQVLDQSENISPNAQYLKHLNDLLSKELGSTQLSKERAKLNTERAPFIPLCSNSEHISLLSTVVNTSNNKIVSLQNDKLKRLEFDYPGIVECSETHIHFIPNLKPQTDLTLGDCSYLDTCHKLNSCRYVHYFQYYPESLLKQKRKQEQNQNQNKTKTQSFYTQGECCSSSFKQIVPAQWIKCDVRKFDFNILGKFSAVIADPAWNIHMNLPYGTCNDNELLQLPFDILQDEGLLFLWVTGRAIEVGKESLQNWGYEVVNEISWIKTNQLGRTIVTGRTGHWLNHSKEHLLVGVKGNPAWLNKKIDIDLIVSATRETSRKPDELYGIIERLVGTHARKLEIFGRDHNIRPGWFTIGNQVTGSCIHEVDVKRKYKAAFPDQNRL, encoded by the coding sequence ATGTCGTTAAATTGGGGGTTGGTCGATTTTATGGTGGACAACCACTTGAATATTATGGGTTTTCCCGTTCAGGGTCGGTTACAAGATGCGTTTGTTGTTTATTCCATGTTTATGCAGAATTTCTTATGGAAGGATGCAGAATTTACCGAGACTTACGCGGACTTCTGTAGATGTTTAAGCGAAATTTCTGATGCCTGCGGTGGCTGTATTCAAGTGGAGCAGGCAGGCCATGAACATACTTTTAGTGACATTATTTCGTATCTTGACGTAGATTCGTTGAAGATTTTACAAAAAGTACACTATGACCAAGCGATAAAGCTTTCCATGAAATGCAGCAGCAGGGGCATTGTTAAAGAAGATCCAAGGTTGCTAGAAGGAAAGGAAACGCAAAAGCAAATCGCGGTTAAAGCGACAACGACAACGACAACAGCGGAAAAACACGCGCTATATGGAAAGCTATTGCAGGTTTTAGATCAGAGTGAGAATATATCGCCAAATGCGCAATACTTGAAACACTTGAACGACCTTTTGTCGAAAGAATTGGGTTCTACCCAATTGTCTAAAGAAAGGGCAAAACTCAATACCGAAAGGGCTCCTTTTATTCCCCTTTGTTCTAACTCAGAACACATCTCATTGTTATCTACTGTTGTTAACACGTCTAACAACAAAATTGTGTCGCTACAAAATGATAAGCTCAAAAGATTGGAGTTTGATTACCCTGGGATCGTGGAGTGCTCTGAGACGCACATTCACTTCATTCCAAATTTGAAGCCACAGACAGATCTGACATTGGGCGACTGCTCATACTTGGACACTTGCCATAAATTGAACAGCTGCAGATACGTTCACTACTTTCAATACTACCCAGAATCGTTgctaaaacaaaaaaggAAGCAGGAACAAAACCAGAACCAAAACAAGACCAAAACCCAATCGTTCTACACGCAGGGCGAGTGTTGCTCCTCATCTTTCAAGCAAATCGTGCCTGCACAGTGGATCAAATGCGATGTCAGGAAATTCGATTTCAACATTCTCGGCAAGTTCTCTGCTGTCATTGCTGACCCTGCTTGGAACATTCACATGAATCTTCCATACGGAACTTGCAACGATAACGAGCTATTACAATTACCCTTCGACATCTTGCAGGACGAAGGATTGCTATTTTTATGGGTCACAGGCCGGGCCATCGAAGTCGGCAAGGAATCGTTACAAAACTGGGGCTACGAAGTCGTAAACGAAATATCTTGGATCAAAACGAACCAGCTTGGGCGTACCATCGTCACAGGGAGAACAGGGCACTGGTTGAACCACAGCAAAGAGCATTTGCTAGTAGGTGTAAAGGGGAACCCAGCATGgctaaacaaaaaaattgatataGACTTGATTGTCAGCGCTACAAGAGAAACGAGCAGAAAACCTGACGAGCTTTATGGCATCATAGAAAGGCTCGTAGGAACGCACGCCCGAAAGCTAGAGATTTTTGGAAGGGACCACAACATACGCCCCGGCTGGTTCACTATCGGGAACCAAGTCACTGGCTCTTGCATCCACGAAGTTGATGTTAAGCGCAAGTACAAGGCCGCCTTCCCCGATCAAAACAGACTTTGA
- the CDC55 gene encoding protein phosphatase 2A regulatory subunit CDC55 has product MAQHGFDFKFSQCFGDKADIVVTEADIITASEFDHTGDYLATGDRGGRVVLFERNNTKHCEYKFLTEFQSHDAEFDYLKSLEIEEKINQIKWCRPTNQSHFLLSTNDKTIKLWKIYEKNIKLVSENNLSEGTKSYNRRSTGNGSARAVISLQTLKLPKLSLHDRIIAAAPKKIYSNAHTYHINSISLNSDQETFISSDDLRINLWNLDIPDESFNIVDIKPANMEELTEVITSAEFHPQQCNLFMYSSSKGTIKLCDMRQNALCDYRAKVFEEYLDPISHNFFTEITSSISDVKFSPDGRYIASRDYLTVKIWDVNMDNKPLKTINIHEQLEERLNDTYENDAIFDKFEVAFSGDSSSVMTGSYNNNFMIYPNVVKTGDYQAPAGMDEIVLQADKTAFKTKRLSSLQQQSARNKEWGDDIDFKKSILHFSWHPRENSVAIAATNNLFIFSAL; this is encoded by the coding sequence ATGGCGCAACACGGGTTTGATTTTAAGTTTAGCCAATGCTTTGGCGATAAGGCTGATATTGTAGTCACCGAAGCTGATATCATAACTGCATCAGAATTCGATCACACAGGAGACTATCTTGCGACAGGTGATAGAGGCGGTCGTGTGGTGTtgtttgaaagaaacaatacTAAGCACTGCGAATACAAGTTTCTCACGGAGTTTCAGTCTCACGATGCAGAATTTGACTATTTGAAATCGTTGGAGATTGAGGAAAAGATCAATCAGATCAAGTGGTGTCGACCAACGAACCAATCCCACTTTTTGTTAAGTACCAATGATAAGACTATCAAGTTGTGGAAGATTTACGAGAAAAACATTAAGCTAGTTAGCGAAAACAACCTCTCCGAGGGAACCAAGAGCTATAACAGACGTTCGACAGGAAACGGTAGTGCAAGGGCCGTGATATCTCTTCAGACCCTAAAGCTACCAAAGTTATCCCTACATGATAGAATTATAGCAGCAGCtccaaagaagatataCAGTAATGCCCACACATATCATATCAATTCGATATCGTTGAACTCGGATCAAGAAACGTTCATTAGTTCGGACGATTTGAGAATCAATTTATGGAACTTAGATATACCTGATGAGTCTTTCAACATTGTCGACATCAAGCCAGCCAACATGGAAGAATTGACAGAAGTTATTACAAGTGCCGAGTTCCATCCGCAACAGTGTAACCTGTTCATGTATTCTTCGTCCAAGGGTACTATCAAGCTATGCGACATGAGACAAAACGCATTATGTGACTACAGGGCAAAAGTATTCGAAGAGTATCTCGACCCCATAAGCCATAATTTCTTTACAGAAATAACTTCTTCCATATCAGATGTGAAGTTTAGTCCCGATGGCCGTTACATCGCATCTCGTGACTACTTGACAGTCAAAATATGGGATGTCAACATGGATAACAAACCATTGAAAACGATAAATATCCACGAGCAATTGGAAGAGCGATTGAATGACAcatatgaaaatgatgcTATCTTTGACAAGTTCGAAGTTGCATTTAGTGGTGATAGCTCTAGTGTAATGACAGGATCATACAACAATAACTTTATGATTTATCCTAACGTAGTAAAAACTGGTGATTACCAAGCACCAGCTGGAATGGATGAAATAGTATTACAGGCAGATAAGACTGCAtttaaaacaaagagaCTGAGTAGCTTACAGCAACAAAGTGCGAGAAATAAGGAATGGGGTGATGACATAGATTTTAAAAAGTCTATTCTACATTTTTCGTGGCACCCAAGAGAAAACAGTGTTGCAATTGCAGCCACTAATAACTTATTCATCTTCTCTGCATTGTAA
- a CDS encoding PITH domain-containing protein, producing MSGHNCEDEYHSHNHDHDNDHGHDHGHSHDTPIETFSQQSLYAYIDTTKVQVRNGVSSDRITELPKCFLKPQGEKYDTSRYVESDADCQLLIQIPFTASVKVFTMLLRVNKSGAGYSTPKAIQLYKNYNKNLDFDTISDLKADYTFEFPNNIGVEPDYSGESLTDENTFMKFDLPRNIFQNCESVTMFIKDNWSDDEDDLDRIYYCELRGEVTGKLRNLGAPIVTVYEAAPNPVHAKLESQNLHYTA from the coding sequence ATGTCAGGCCATAATTGCGAAGACGAGTATCATTCTCATAACCATGATCACGACAATGACCACGGTCATGACCATGGTCATTCACACGACACGCCGATAGAAACTTTCTCTCAGCAATCATTATATGCATATATTGATACTACAAAGGTTCAAGTCCGAAATGGGGTCAGTAGTGACAGAATAACAGAGCTACCAAAGTGTTTCTTGAAGCCACAAGGTGAAAAATATGACACCTCACGATATGTGGAGTCGGATGCGGACTGTCAGCTTTTGATTCAAATTCCATTTACTGCATCTGTTAAGGTTTTCACAATGCTTCTAAGAGTGAACAAAAGTGGGGCCGGCTATAGCACTCCCAAGGCTATACAGCTATACAAGAACTACAACAAAAACCTGGATTTCGACACAATATCTGATCTGAAGGCAGATTATACATTTGAGTTCCCTAACAACATTGGCGTGGAACCAGACTACAGCGGTGAATCCCTAACCGATGAGAACACATTCATGAAGTTTGATCTACCAAGAAacattttccaaaactGCGAGAGTGTCACTATGTTCATAAAAGACAACTGGTCTGATGATGAGGACGATTTAGACAGAATTTACTACTGCGAATTAAGGGGCGAGGTTACGGGAAAACTCAGAAATCTCGGAGCTCCGATTGTTACCGTATACGAGGCTGCTCCAAACCCCGTTCATGCGAAACTTGAATCCCAAAATTTGCATTACACTGCATGA